The genome window ATTTTATCAAAATAAAGTGGCTGGCATATCGTTTGATAAACACTAAGCTGTAAAAATTTTAAAACAAACGAATATGAGACTCTTTTGGAAACAGGCACTGATGTTACTGGTTGCCGGAATCATTGGCGGAATCATCGGTATAAGTATTTACCAGGTGTCGGGTATGAACGGACGCACCGGTACTATACCGGGGACTGAAAAATCTGTAGCCCGATACACTGTTGACCGTATCGCGTTACCGACATTTGATTTTTCGGAAATAGCCAGCCGTATAGGTCCTACGGTGGTACACATCACCACTAAAATTGAGGCCCCGCAGAAACCCACTTCTCCTTTTGACAATCCGTTTTTCGAGTTTTTTGATCCAAAATTTTTCAACTATCCCCAGCAGGGAAGCGGGTCCGGTGTTATTGTTACAGAGGATGGCTACATTGTTACCAACAATCATGTGGTAGCAGACGCCACCAACATTGAAGTTACCCTGAGTGATAAAAGAACCTATTCGGCAAAAGTTATAGGAAAAGACCCGCAGACTGACCTGGCAGTCATTAAAATAGATGCAAAAGACCTGACCCCACTGCCCTTCGGGAATTCAGACGAGCTGAAAGTCGGGGAATGGGTGCTGGCACTTGGAAATCCATTTAATCTGGAGAGCACGATCACTGCAGGTATCGTCAGTGCGAAAGCCAGAAGTATCGGTATATTGGGACGTGGCTCTGCTGTAGAGTCCTTTATTCAGACCGATGCTGCCGTTAATCCGGGCAACAGCGGAGGGGCTTTGGTGAATGTTGAGGGGAAACTCATTGGTATTAATACAGCCATTGCATCCCAGACCGGAACTTATGAAGGTTATGCTTTTGCCATACCTTCCAATCTTGTTTATAAAGTTTACACCGATATTGTTAAATACGGCAAAGTACAGCGTGGTATGCTGGGAATTAATATTCAGGAAGTTACGCAGGAAATAGCCAAAGATAATGACATGGAAAAAATCCGCGGGGTTTATGTGGCCGATGTACTGGAAGACGGAGCTGCAAAGGAAGCAGGGATTAAAAAAGGTGACATTATCCTGAAAATCAATGACAAGGAAGTGAATTCGGTGCCGGCTTTACAGGAAATGGTTTCGATGAACCGCCCGGGAGATAAGATAAAAGTAACTGTTTTCAGAAAGGGGAAAGAGCATGAATTTACTGCTACTTTGAAAGACCCCAAAGGCAATACCAAAATAGTGGAGGATAAAACTCA of Sphingobacteriales bacterium contains these proteins:
- a CDS encoding Do family serine endopeptidase, which gives rise to MMLLVAGIIGGIIGISIYQVSGMNGRTGTIPGTEKSVARYTVDRIALPTFDFSEIASRIGPTVVHITTKIEAPQKPTSPFDNPFFEFFDPKFFNYPQQGSGSGVIVTEDGYIVTNNHVVADATNIEVTLSDKRTYSAKVIGKDPQTDLAVIKIDAKDLTPLPFGNSDELKVGEWVLALGNPFNLESTITAGIVSAKARSIGILGRGSAVESFIQTDAAVNPGNSGGALVNVEGKLIGINTAIASQTGTYEGYAFAIPSNLVYKVYTDIVKYGKVQRGMLGINIQEVTQEIAKDNDMEKIRGVYVADVLEDGAAKEAGIKKGDIILKINDKEVNSVPALQEMVSMNRPGDKIKVTVFRKGKEHEFTATLKDPKGNTKIVEDKTQDLKNSLGAEFTELTPQEKAKFGIENGVKVKSVTSGKFKDAGIPKGFIITKIDKKKVNSVDDVYEYLSASEGGVLIEGIEPDGSKGYYGFGIE